A stretch of the Agelaius phoeniceus isolate bAgePho1 chromosome 1, bAgePho1.hap1, whole genome shotgun sequence genome encodes the following:
- the GLIPR2 gene encoding Golgi-associated plant pathogenesis-related protein 1, with the protein MGKSASKQFAEEVLKVHNDYRKKHGVPPLKLCKKLNRGAQQYAEELATTRVLKHSSESANGNCGENLAWASYDQSGKDVADRWYSEIKNYSFQNPGFSSRTGHFTAMVWKNTKKMGVGKASASDGSTFVVARYDPAGNVVNPGYYEENVLPPRK; encoded by the exons CTTCCAAACAATTTGCTGAAGAAGTCTTGAAAGTACACAATGACTACAGGAAGAAACATGGAGTCCCCCCATTAAAACTCTGCAAGAAGTTAAACAGAGGAGCCCAACA GTATGCAGAAGAACTGGCTACCACGAGGGTCCTCAAGCACAGCTCCGAGTCTGCTAATGGGAATTGTGGAGAAAACCTAGCATGGGCATCCTATGACCAATCAG gaAAAGATGTGGCTGACAGGTGGtacagtgaaataaaaaattacagctTTCAAAACCCAGGGTTTTCTTCTAGGACAG gTCACTTTACAGCAATGGTTTGGAAGAACACAAAAAAGATGGGAGTTGGAAAGGCATCTGCTAGTGATGGCTCAACGTTTGTGGTGGCTAGATATGATCCAGCTGGAAATGTAGTAAATCCGGGCTATTATGAAGAAAATGTTCTTCCTccaagaaaataa